One stretch of Streptomyces sp. NBC_00443 DNA includes these proteins:
- a CDS encoding helix-turn-helix domain-containing protein → MGRAEKPLDPQEGPVQRFAHELRELRRAAGSPTYREMARRAGYSAPTLSGAAAGERLPSLPVALAYVEACDGSRQEWEPRWHALAGELSAQPVTDAEDEPAPYRGLARFGTEDGALFFGRDQLVEDLVGLVGKHRFVAVVGASGSGKSSLMRAGLVPALRGLGERDGRPAAIRICTPGASPLRTHGELLEPVEGETDTLLVVDQFEEVFTLCQDPGERTQFIDGLLHSRAEAHGSRLRVVIAVRADFYGRCADHHALVDALNAASLLVGPMSPEQVREAIVKPAAAGRLVVERALTARIVSDVAREPGALPLMSHALLELWRRRRARTLTMEAYGAIGGVQGAVAHTAEEVFAGFTAEQTELARALLLRLITPGDEAPDTRRPAERAELVRSEESAAVLEALVRARLVTVDGTGVDLTHEALITAWPRLRGWVEADRERLRLQRRLTEAAKEWEQLDRDPGALYRGARLLAARDAFLGPDGPASDLTPLEREFLMTSIRTGRFVQPALVALRRFVRSRWWLVTRIGLVLGVVLWTLWFLDRDHP, encoded by the coding sequence GTGGGTCGTGCCGAGAAACCGCTGGATCCGCAGGAGGGACCGGTGCAGCGGTTCGCCCATGAACTGCGTGAGTTACGCCGGGCGGCGGGCAGTCCCACCTACCGGGAGATGGCCCGTCGCGCGGGATACTCCGCCCCCACCCTGTCCGGCGCCGCCGCGGGCGAGCGGCTGCCGTCGCTGCCGGTGGCCCTGGCCTACGTCGAGGCCTGTGACGGCAGCAGGCAGGAGTGGGAGCCTCGCTGGCACGCGCTCGCCGGGGAACTGTCCGCGCAGCCCGTGACGGACGCCGAGGACGAGCCGGCGCCATATCGCGGTCTCGCCCGGTTCGGCACGGAGGACGGCGCGCTGTTCTTCGGGCGCGACCAACTCGTCGAGGATCTCGTCGGCCTGGTCGGCAAGCACCGGTTCGTCGCCGTCGTCGGGGCGTCGGGCAGCGGCAAGTCCTCGCTGATGCGGGCCGGTCTCGTCCCCGCGCTGCGCGGCCTCGGCGAGCGGGACGGGCGGCCGGCCGCCATCCGCATCTGCACGCCCGGCGCATCCCCGCTGCGCACCCACGGCGAACTGCTCGAACCGGTCGAGGGCGAGACGGACACGCTGCTCGTGGTCGACCAGTTCGAGGAGGTCTTCACACTCTGTCAGGACCCGGGCGAGCGCACGCAGTTCATCGACGGCCTGCTCCACTCCCGTGCTGAGGCCCACGGCTCCCGGCTGCGCGTCGTGATCGCGGTGCGTGCCGACTTCTACGGCCGGTGCGCCGACCATCACGCCCTCGTCGACGCGCTCAACGCGGCGAGCCTGCTGGTCGGCCCCATGTCGCCGGAGCAGGTGCGGGAGGCGATCGTGAAGCCGGCGGCGGCCGGGCGGCTGGTCGTGGAGCGCGCCCTGACCGCCCGCATCGTCTCCGACGTGGCGCGGGAGCCCGGCGCGCTTCCCCTGATGTCCCACGCCCTGCTCGAACTGTGGCGCCGCCGCCGGGCCCGTACGCTCACGATGGAGGCGTACGGGGCGATCGGCGGAGTGCAGGGCGCGGTGGCCCACACGGCCGAGGAGGTCTTCGCGGGGTTCACGGCCGAGCAGACCGAGCTCGCCCGCGCGCTGCTGCTGCGGCTGATCACGCCGGGGGACGAGGCGCCGGACACCCGGCGGCCGGCCGAGCGCGCCGAGCTGGTCCGGTCCGAGGAGTCGGCGGCGGTGCTGGAGGCGCTGGTCCGGGCGCGGCTGGTGACCGTCGACGGCACGGGCGTGGACCTCACCCACGAGGCGCTGATCACCGCCTGGCCACGGCTGCGCGGCTGGGTGGAGGCGGACCGCGAACGGCTGCGTCTGCAGCGCCGGTTGACGGAGGCGGCCAAGGAGTGGGAGCAACTGGACCGGGATCCGGGCGCGCTCTACCGGGGCGCCCGGCTGCTGGCCGCGCGGGACGCGTTCCTGGGGCCGGACGGACCGGCGTCCGATCTGACGCCGCTGGAGCGGGAGTTCCTCATGACGAGCATCCGCACGGGACGCTTCGTGCAGCCGGCCCTGGTGGCCCTCCGGCGTTTCGTACGGAGCAGGTGGTGGCTGGTGACACGGATCGGGCTGGTGCTGGGGGTGGTGCTGTGGACCCTCTGGTTCCTCGACCGCGACCATCCGTGA
- a CDS encoding peptidase inhibitor family I36 protein, translating to MIRKLGVSLGALALCAAGAVALAPTATAADTGARAPYFVLYQHDNYGGHYANFSGTDKELNNKYWGGTSQVMNNGASSMRNFTGSYVGVWDKGTACTGASYTAKPNSVDTDFSNNEFDNKASCVRFL from the coding sequence ATGATCCGCAAGCTGGGCGTGTCGCTCGGAGCTCTGGCCCTGTGTGCCGCGGGCGCGGTGGCACTGGCGCCGACCGCGACAGCGGCCGACACGGGGGCCCGGGCCCCGTACTTCGTGCTCTACCAGCACGACAACTACGGCGGTCACTACGCCAACTTCTCCGGCACCGACAAGGAGCTCAACAACAAGTACTGGGGCGGCACCAGCCAGGTCATGAACAACGGCGCCAGCTCCATGCGGAACTTCACCGGTTCCTACGTCGGTGTCTGGGACAAGGGCACCGCCTGCACCGGCGCCTCCTACACGGCCAAGCCGAACAGCGTCGACACCGACTTCAGCAACAACGAGTTCGACAACAAGGCGAGTTGCGTCCGCTTCCTCTGA
- a CDS encoding glycosyltransferase family 39 protein — MTPDQRPEPDKESAITTATRVSPVRPSAPLGPPATRPGTPACVTVLAPAALALALGLWGIRRRGSLWQDEAVTYDMAHRTLPDLWVTLGGADAVHGLYYLLMHGVFRLWDGGLVALRLPSVLAMAGAAAGVAALGRRLAGPRAGLAAGLVFALLPVTQRYAQEGRAYALVTALVVAETWLLVRASTARRRAAWAGYAVLAAVSGLLHEFALPALAAHGVALLAARAPRAVLAAWATAACCAVAAVVPVVMLSMRQSRQVAWIEVSWDTDVLGFALLAGAGIACAAVHRRTGGSRALAALALPMLVLPPASLLLASAVKPLYVDRYVLYAQAGLALLAGAALDALWRAGRARVALALVTAAGVLVALGPVGTHLRGPQSRIDDVTAVSDALRETAVPGDGVLFLPGSRRVWAFGHEPASYGALDLALAESRQRSHTLYGTELPPAAIRDRVLLAPRVVVVREPARERHEASAREEAKEATLRDHFTRCDRTAVGTARIEVYERGDHC, encoded by the coding sequence TTGACTCCTGATCAGCGCCCCGAGCCAGACAAGGAGTCGGCCATCACCACCGCGACCCGTGTATCCCCCGTCCGCCCGTCCGCGCCGCTCGGCCCGCCAGCCACCCGGCCCGGCACACCGGCCTGCGTCACCGTCCTCGCCCCGGCCGCCCTGGCCCTCGCCCTCGGCCTGTGGGGCATCCGCCGGCGGGGTTCGCTGTGGCAGGACGAGGCCGTCACGTACGACATGGCCCACCGCACGCTGCCCGACCTGTGGGTGACGCTGGGCGGGGCCGACGCGGTGCACGGCCTCTACTACCTGCTGATGCACGGCGTGTTCCGGCTGTGGGACGGCGGGCTCGTCGCCCTGCGGCTGCCCTCTGTGCTGGCCATGGCGGGCGCGGCGGCGGGGGTCGCGGCGCTGGGCCGGCGGCTGGCGGGACCGCGGGCGGGCCTGGCCGCGGGCCTGGTGTTCGCTCTGCTACCCGTCACCCAGCGCTACGCGCAGGAGGGCCGCGCGTACGCCCTGGTGACGGCGCTCGTCGTCGCCGAGACCTGGCTCCTGGTCAGGGCGAGCACCGCACGGCGCCGCGCCGCGTGGGCCGGATACGCCGTACTGGCCGCCGTGTCCGGCCTGCTGCACGAGTTCGCGCTGCCCGCGCTCGCCGCGCACGGTGTCGCCCTGCTCGCCGCCCGGGCGCCTCGGGCGGTCCTCGCGGCCTGGGCGACGGCCGCCTGTTGCGCGGTGGCGGCGGTCGTTCCCGTGGTGATGCTGAGCATGCGTCAGTCCCGGCAGGTCGCCTGGATCGAGGTGTCCTGGGACACCGACGTGCTGGGCTTCGCGCTGCTCGCGGGCGCCGGCATCGCCTGCGCGGCCGTTCACCGCCGGACGGGGGGCTCCCGCGCACTCGCCGCACTCGCCCTGCCAATGCTCGTCCTGCCCCCGGCCTCGCTCCTGCTGGCGTCGGCGGTCAAGCCCCTCTACGTCGACCGGTACGTGCTGTACGCGCAGGCGGGTCTCGCCCTCCTCGCGGGCGCCGCACTCGACGCGCTGTGGCGGGCCGGGCGTGCGCGCGTGGCCCTGGCGCTCGTGACCGCCGCCGGCGTGCTGGTCGCGCTGGGCCCGGTGGGGACGCATCTGCGCGGCCCGCAGAGCCGGATCGACGACGTCACCGCCGTATCCGACGCCTTACGGGAGACGGCGGTGCCCGGCGACGGTGTGCTCTTCCTGCCCGGCAGCCGCCGCGTCTGGGCGTTCGGCCACGAGCCCGCCTCCTACGGCGCACTCGATCTCGCGCTCGCCGAGTCACGGCAGCGCTCGCACACGCTCTACGGCACCGAGTTGCCGCCCGCGGCCATCCGCGACCGGGTCCTGCTCGCCCCACGGGTCGTCGTGGTGCGCGAACCCGCACGCGAGCGCCACGAGGCGAGCGCGCGGGAGGAGGCGAAGGAAGCGACGCTACGCGACCACTTCACGCGATGCGACCGCACAGCCGTCGGCACCGCGCGGATCGAGGTGTACGAGCGCGGCGACCACTGCTGA
- a CDS encoding glycosyltransferase family 39 protein codes for MTPAPDLRPPTCDPVPQEDTITQQADRELADRVHDGLPTAVRPDRAGARGLHLIVPAVAALILGLWGIDRQDSMWRDESVTYQVAHRPLGELWGLLGHIDAVHGLYYLLMHAVLALWDGGLVALRLPSVLATAGAAAGVGAIGARLSGRLAGTLAGLVFALLPVTQQYAQEGRSYALVTAAVTWGTYAFLRAVREPGPRWWTAYGVLLALACWLHEFAALAMVAHALTLWRLRVPRRVWRGWGAAAAGVSLGLLPLMAVSAGQADRQLGWLGRPSMNAWLQFLVVSVVAVLLSRLLLRRRGATELTALALPLPFAPTGLLMVVSLARPWYVERYVLYGMTGLALLTGAALAHAIRRSRRLAGPVRALTACLAAGTAVAVLLPWSLLVRSPESRKDDVVAVARAVEDSARDGDAVLFMPARRREWLLSYPAVLGRLDDVALAESPTASHTLQGTELPADTIRRRVLAADRVIALTDPAGQPLDPFPQEKIKRQILKTQFRICDRIAVHGAQVLVYARPGHCT; via the coding sequence GTGACCCCGGCCCCCGACCTGCGACCCCCGACCTGCGACCCCGTCCCCCAGGAGGACACCATCACTCAGCAAGCCGACCGCGAGCTCGCCGACCGCGTCCATGACGGTCTCCCGACCGCCGTCCGGCCGGACCGGGCCGGGGCGAGGGGCCTGCACCTGATCGTTCCGGCCGTGGCCGCGCTGATCCTGGGCCTGTGGGGGATCGACCGGCAGGACAGCATGTGGCGCGACGAGTCCGTCACCTACCAGGTCGCCCACCGCCCGCTCGGTGAACTGTGGGGCCTGTTGGGCCACATCGATGCCGTGCACGGCCTGTACTACCTCCTCATGCACGCCGTCCTCGCCCTGTGGGACGGCGGGCTCGTCGCCCTGCGGCTGCCCTCGGTGCTGGCGACCGCCGGCGCGGCGGCCGGGGTTGGCGCGATCGGCGCCCGGCTGTCCGGACGGCTCGCCGGGACCCTGGCCGGGCTGGTGTTCGCGCTGCTGCCGGTGACGCAGCAGTACGCGCAGGAGGGCCGCTCGTACGCGCTGGTCACCGCTGCCGTCACCTGGGGGACGTACGCCTTCCTGCGCGCCGTCCGCGAGCCCGGCCCCCGCTGGTGGACCGCGTACGGCGTGCTGCTCGCGCTCGCCTGCTGGCTGCACGAGTTCGCTGCCCTGGCGATGGTGGCCCACGCGCTGACACTGTGGCGACTGCGCGTGCCGAGGCGGGTGTGGCGGGGATGGGGCGCGGCGGCGGCCGGCGTGAGTCTCGGCCTGCTGCCCCTGATGGCGGTGAGCGCGGGACAGGCGGACCGGCAGCTCGGCTGGCTGGGTCGGCCCAGTATGAACGCGTGGCTGCAGTTCCTGGTCGTCTCCGTCGTCGCTGTGCTGCTCAGCCGGCTCCTGCTGCGCCGCCGCGGCGCTACCGAACTGACCGCGCTCGCCCTTCCGTTGCCGTTCGCCCCGACCGGTCTGCTCATGGTGGTCTCCCTCGCCAGGCCGTGGTACGTCGAGCGGTACGTCCTGTACGGGATGACGGGACTGGCGTTGCTGACCGGCGCCGCCCTGGCCCACGCCATCCGGCGAAGCCGCCGTCTCGCCGGGCCGGTCCGCGCCCTGACGGCCTGTCTGGCGGCCGGTACGGCGGTCGCGGTGCTGCTGCCGTGGTCGCTGCTGGTGCGCTCGCCCGAGAGCCGCAAGGACGATGTGGTCGCCGTCGCCCGGGCCGTCGAGGACTCGGCCCGCGACGGGGACGCCGTCCTGTTCATGCCCGCCCGACGCCGGGAATGGCTGCTGTCCTATCCGGCCGTGCTCGGCCGCCTGGACGACGTGGCCCTCGCCGAGTCCCCGACGGCCTCGCACACCCTGCAGGGCACCGAACTGCCCGCCGACACCATCCGGCGCCGCGTTCTCGCCGCCGACCGGGTCATCGCGCTGACCGACCCGGCGGGTCAGCCGCTCGACCCCTTTCCGCAGGAGAAGATCAAACGCCAGATATTGAAGACTCAATTCCGGATCTGTGACCGGATCGCGGTCCACGGCGCACAGGTCTTGGTGTACGCCCGCCCCGGCCACTGCACATGA